A genomic stretch from Onychostoma macrolepis isolate SWU-2019 chromosome 02, ASM1243209v1, whole genome shotgun sequence includes:
- the pccb gene encoding propionyl-CoA carboxylase beta chain, mitochondrial, protein MATYTLMRSSLGLLHGLKCSFKSVGQIPYTGALTQSKVLQNARCYSVSHLSVQERIEKKQKAALIGGGQLRIAAQHKRGKLTARERLELLLDPDSFVEYDMFVEHRCSDFGMEADHNKYPGDSVVTGQGRINGRLVYVFSQDFTVFGGSLSGAHAQKVCKIMDQAMMVGAPVIGLNDSGGARIQEGVESLAGYADIFLRNVMASGVVPQISLIMGPCAGGAVYSPALTDFTFMVKDTSYLFITGPDVVKSVTNEDVTQEELGGAKTHTTVSGVAHRAFENDIDALLNLRLFNFLPLSNKDPAPVTECHDPRDRLVPGLDTVVPFESTKAYDMLDIVHGIVDEREFFEIMPNYAKNIVVGFARMNGRTVGIVGNQPKVASGCLDINSSVKGARFVRFCDAFNIPIITFVDVPGFLPGTAQEYGGIIRHGAKLLYAFAEATVPKITVITRKAYGGAYDVMSSKHLRGDVNYAWPSAEVAVMGAKGAVQIIFRGKENQAEAEAEYVEKFANPFPAAVRGFVDDIIQPSTTRKRICRDLEVLASKKQTNPWKKHANIPL, encoded by the exons ATGGCGACCTACACGTTAATGCGAAGTAGTCTTGGACTATTACACGGTctgaaatgttcttttaaaaGTGTAGGTCAGATTCCGTACACTGGGGCACTTACCCAGTCGAAAGTTCTGCAAAACGCAAGATGCTATTCGGTCAGCCATCTGTCAGTGCAGGAGAGAATCGAGAAGAAACAAAAGGCAGCGCTTATAGGAGGAGGACAGCTGAGGATAGCTGCACAGCACAAAAGG GGTAAACTGACAGCGCGCGAGAGACTGGAGCTCCTGCTGGACCCTGACTCGTTTGTGGAGTATGATATGTTTGTGGAGCATCGCTGTTCTGACTTTGGCATGGAAGCAGATCATAATAAG TATCCAGGGGACAGCGTAGTGACCGGACAGGGAAGGATCAATGGCAGACTGGTGTATGTTTTCAGCCAG GACTTCACAGTGTTTGGAGGCAGTTTATCAGGAGCTCATGCTCAGAAGGTCTGCAAG ATCATGGACCAGGCAATGATGGTGGGAGCTCCAGTAATTGGTCTCAATGACTCCGGTGGAGCCCGCATTCAGGAAGGTGTCGAGTCCCTCGCAGGATATGCTGACATTTTCTTG CGGAATGTGATGGCCTCAGGTGTAGTTCCTCAGATCTCTCTCATCATGGGCCCGTGTGCGGGTGGTGCTGTTTACTCGCCTGCTCTGACAGACTTCACTTTTATGGTGAAG GACACCTCCTATCTTTTTATCACAGGCCCAGATGTGGTTAAGTCTGTAACAAACGAGGATGTTACCCAGGAGGAGCTGGGTGGAGCAAAAACCCACACCACTGTGTCAG gTGTTGCTCATCGGGCCTTTGAGAATGACATTGATGCCCTTCTGAACTTGCGACTTTTTAACTTTCTCCCACTGAGCAACAAAGATCCAGCTCCAGTCACTGAGTGCCATGATCCTCG TGACCGGCTGGTTCCTGGTTTGGATACTGTTGTTCCTTTTGAAAGCACAAAAGCCTATGACATGCTGGACATTGTTCATGGT ATAGTAGATGAGAGGGAATTCTTTGAGATTATGCCCAACTACGCCAAAAATATTGTGGTGGGATTTGCCAGGATGAATGGTCGGACAGTAGGCATAGTGGGAAACCAGCCTAAAGTGGCATCTG GCTGTTTGGACATAAATTCATCTGTTAAAGGGGCTCGCTTTGTTCGTTTCTGTGATGCCTTCAATATTCCCATCATCACATTTGTGGATGTGCCTGGATTCCTGCCAG GCACAGCTCAGGAGTATGGAGGCATCATCAGACACGGAGCCAAACTGCTCTATGCTTTTGCAGAGGCCACGGTTCCAAAAATTACTGTCATCACCAGGAAG GCTTACGGAGGTGCTTATGATGTGATGAGTTCTAAACATCTGAGAGGAGACGTCAACTATGCCTGGCCAAGTGCTGAGGTCGCAGTGATGGGTGCAAAg gGTGCTGTTCAAATCATCTTCAGAGGAAAGGAGAATCAAGCCGAGGCTGAAGCTGAATATGTGGAGAAGTTTGCCAACCCCTTCCCTGCTGCTGTCAGAG GCTTTGTGGATGACATCATTCAGCCCTCGACCACACGCAAGAGGATCTGTAGAGACCTTGAGGTGCTCGCCAGCAAGAAACAGACCAACCCCTGGaagaaacatgctaacattCCCTTATAA